The genome window AACGCGGTACTGGAGAATCGAACCTTTATGGGAAGGTTACGTCATTTGAATCCCTAAAACATATCTCTAAGGATAAAAAAGATGAGAGAGAATTTAACAACAGATAATTTGTCACAGCCCACTAACACACAAGAGTCAGCTATTTGGCAACTGCGATTATATGTGGCGGGACAAACGCCTAAATCTTTGGTGGCTTTTTCCAATTTGAAGAAGATATGTGAGGAATATCTTCAGGGTCAATATACCATTGAAATTGTTGACTTAAGTCAACAGCCCCATCTCGCCATAGAACATAGCATCGTTGCTCTACCGACTCTCGTTAGACAATTGCCAGAACCGATTAAAAAGATTATTGGTGATTTATCAAATACTGAAAAAGTTCTGGTAGGACTGCAAATTTTTAGTCTAGTCGATGAACAATAACTCAAGAGAGAGGTACTAACAATGATTGACTCCGAAGATGTTAAACCAACAACTACAGAACTTTTTGAACAGTCCCTGTCCCAATCGCAGGAAGAGTATTATACCCTACGTCTTTATGTTTCAGGTACAACGCTCCAATCGGTGACGGCGTTGCAAAACATCAAAAAGATTTGTGAGGAACATCTCCAAGGGCGTTATGAGCTAGAAGTGATTGATATTTATCAACAGACAGAAGCTCTTATTTCAGAGAACATTGTGGCTGTTCCCACCTTGATCAAAAAGTTACCTATGCCCTTACAAAAGATGATTGGCAATTTATCGAATACAGAAAAAGTCTTAATCGGTCTTAATATTGTGCCTAAAAAAAAATAATTGGAGAGCAAAATAATGAAGGATTCTCTCACCCCTGTTGAAAAA of Oscillatoria nigro-viridis PCC 7112 contains these proteins:
- a CDS encoding circadian clock KaiB family protein; amino-acid sequence: MIDSEDVKPTTTELFEQSLSQSQEEYYTLRLYVSGTTLQSVTALQNIKKICEEHLQGRYELEVIDIYQQTEALISENIVAVPTLIKKLPMPLQKMIGNLSNTEKVLIGLNIVPKKK
- a CDS encoding circadian clock KaiB family protein, encoding MRENLTTDNLSQPTNTQESAIWQLRLYVAGQTPKSLVAFSNLKKICEEYLQGQYTIEIVDLSQQPHLAIEHSIVALPTLVRQLPEPIKKIIGDLSNTEKVLVGLQIFSLVDEQ